A single Xylella taiwanensis DNA region contains:
- a CDS encoding lysophospholipid acyltransferase family protein, producing MFPPVPQIDTLQNPFPENMPRMHGPLVRWLGRTALKLSGWRLIGVVPNQSKMVIIVAPHSSYWDGFLGFASKFAIGSEIRFLSKASLFWWPLGPLLRWIGCIPLDRRFPQGTVSQAVRAFRDSERMWYLLTPEGTRKRVERWKPGFWKIAKHAGVPIIPVYLDYPSKTIGIGELFWPGDDMDNDIAAIRAWYKPWRGKHFERL from the coding sequence ATGTTTCCTCCTGTGCCTCAGATCGATACTTTGCAAAACCCATTCCCAGAGAATATGCCGCGTATGCACGGCCCTTTAGTTCGTTGGTTGGGTCGTACTGCGCTTAAATTGAGTGGCTGGCGTCTAATTGGGGTTGTGCCCAATCAGAGCAAGATGGTCATCATCGTGGCTCCGCATTCGTCATACTGGGATGGTTTTTTGGGTTTCGCCTCTAAATTTGCAATTGGTAGCGAAATACGCTTCCTTTCCAAGGCTAGCTTGTTTTGGTGGCCTCTAGGCCCGCTGCTGCGCTGGATTGGTTGCATTCCCCTGGATCGTAGGTTCCCTCAGGGGACTGTGAGTCAGGCAGTACGTGCCTTTCGTGACTCTGAACGGATGTGGTACTTGCTGACTCCGGAGGGCACGCGGAAGCGGGTGGAACGGTGGAAGCCCGGTTTCTGGAAGATCGCCAAGCATGCCGGTGTGCCTATTATTCCGGTGTATCTGGATTATCCTAGCAAGACCATCGGTATTGGTGAGCTTTTTTGGCCAGGCGATGATATGGATAACGACATTGCTGCAATCCGTGCTTGGTACAAGCCTTGGCGTGGGAAGCATTTTGAAAGGCTTTGA
- a CDS encoding acetyl-CoA carboxylase carboxyltransferase subunit alpha, translated as MNPNYLDFEQPIADLETKIQELRTASTGPAINVDTEVRALENKLRLRTAQIFRNLSAWQISQLARHPRRPYTLDYVSIVCDEFQELAGDRAFADDKAIVGGLARIGHRPVMLIGHQKGRDNKERLMRNFGMPKPEGYRKALRLMKLAERFGLPLLTFIDTMGAWPGIDAEERNQSEAIASNLIEMAELKIPVICTVIGEGGSGGALAIGIGDRTLMLEYSTYSVITPEGCASILWKDATKASDAAEQLNLTARRLKEFGLIDKVVREPIGGAHRNPQQMAKRLKAVLLNELEALEKVPVATLLNQRYKRLRAYGAYENH; from the coding sequence ATGAATCCAAACTATCTCGACTTCGAGCAACCCATCGCCGATCTGGAAACCAAGATTCAGGAGCTGCGTACCGCCAGCACCGGTCCGGCGATCAATGTCGACACCGAAGTGCGCGCACTTGAGAACAAGCTGCGGCTGCGCACTGCGCAGATCTTCCGCAATTTGTCGGCTTGGCAAATCTCACAATTGGCCCGACATCCACGGCGCCCTTACACCCTGGACTACGTGTCCATTGTCTGCGACGAGTTCCAGGAATTAGCCGGGGATCGCGCCTTTGCCGACGATAAAGCAATCGTTGGAGGCCTCGCCCGCATCGGCCACCGTCCCGTGATGCTTATCGGACATCAAAAAGGGCGTGACAACAAAGAACGCTTGATGCGCAACTTTGGCATGCCTAAGCCCGAAGGCTACCGTAAAGCATTGCGCTTGATGAAGCTGGCTGAACGCTTCGGTCTCCCTCTGTTGACGTTCATCGATACGATGGGTGCCTGGCCCGGTATCGACGCCGAAGAACGTAATCAATCGGAAGCAATCGCCAGCAATCTCATTGAAATGGCCGAGCTGAAGATCCCCGTCATCTGCACCGTGATCGGCGAAGGCGGTTCCGGTGGTGCTTTGGCGATCGGCATCGGAGACCGTACACTGATGCTCGAGTACAGCACGTACTCCGTCATCACCCCCGAAGGCTGCGCCTCGATCCTATGGAAGGACGCCACCAAGGCGAGCGATGCTGCTGAACAACTCAATCTCACTGCACGCCGACTGAAAGAATTCGGCCTAATCGACAAAGTGGTCCGCGAGCCAATTGGCGGCGCACACCGCAATCCACAACAGATGGCCAAGCGTCTGAAAGCAGTACTGCTCAATGAACTCGAAGCATTGGAGAAAGTTCCGGTTGCAACGCTGCTCAATCAGCGTTACAAACGCCTGCGCGCTTATGGGGCCTACGAGAACCATTGA
- the rpe gene encoding ribulose-phosphate 3-epimerase, whose product MSDCLIAPSILSADFARLGSEVDAVLAAGADWIHFDVMDNHYVPNLTIGPMVCKALRGYGITAPIDVHLMVEPVDRIVPDFAQAGASMISFHMEASRHVHRTIQLIKSHGCMVGLVLNPATSVDMLDWVLPELDLVLLMSVNPGFGGQAFIPSTLDKLRLVRKKIDTLGKPVRLEIDGGVSIDNIGAIAEAGADTFVAGSAIFQSRDYAEVIAQMRAAVAALR is encoded by the coding sequence ATGTCCGATTGCTTGATTGCTCCGTCGATTCTGTCAGCCGACTTCGCCCGTCTTGGCTCTGAGGTGGATGCCGTACTCGCGGCTGGTGCCGATTGGATTCATTTCGATGTCATGGATAACCATTACGTACCGAATCTGACTATCGGTCCGATGGTGTGCAAGGCGTTGCGTGGCTACGGTATTACTGCGCCGATTGATGTGCATTTGATGGTTGAGCCTGTGGACCGTATAGTCCCTGATTTTGCTCAGGCTGGTGCCAGCATGATCAGCTTCCACATGGAAGCCAGCCGTCATGTGCATCGTACCATCCAGCTCATCAAGTCCCATGGTTGTATGGTTGGCCTAGTACTTAATCCGGCGACATCGGTGGATATGTTGGATTGGGTGCTACCTGAGTTGGATCTTGTGCTGTTGATGTCGGTCAATCCGGGCTTTGGTGGCCAGGCGTTCATTCCTTCTACACTGGACAAGCTTCGCTTGGTGCGTAAAAAGATCGATACGCTTGGTAAGCCTGTGCGATTGGAGATCGATGGTGGAGTCAGCATTGACAATATTGGTGCGATCGCTGAGGCCGGCGCTGATACCTTTGTTGCCGGTTCGGCCATCTTTCAATCACGTGACTATGCTGAGGTGATCGCTCAGATGCGTGCGGCGGTTGCGGCGCTGCGGTGA
- a CDS encoding phosphoribosylaminoimidazolesuccinocarboxamide synthase, which produces MLTTLLQSDLPDLPLRHCGKVRDVFDLPRERFPVDTRPGEYLLIVATDRLSAFDVVLPDPIPGKGEILCQISNFWFQKTEHLMPNHLTGIDVAGVLPDGIDKALYTQRAVVTKKLKPVRIEAIARGYLIGSGWKDYQRTGKVSGIKLPDGLRQAEKLPEPIFTPSTKAAVGRHDENIDFDTMVKMVGAELAERMRDATLRIYHFAAKYAAECGILLADTKFEFGTDIDGRLYVMDEMLTPDSSRYWPVDEYQVGTSPPSYDKQFVRNYLETLEWDKTAPGPTLPQDIIERTRTKYAEALQRLAGINID; this is translated from the coding sequence GTGCTGACTACGCTGTTGCAATCCGATCTTCCCGACCTGCCATTGCGTCACTGTGGCAAAGTCCGTGATGTATTCGACCTTCCCCGTGAACGCTTTCCGGTCGACACGCGACCCGGGGAATACCTGCTGATCGTCGCCACTGACCGTCTCTCAGCGTTTGACGTTGTCCTACCCGACCCGATCCCTGGGAAAGGCGAGATATTGTGCCAAATTTCCAATTTTTGGTTCCAGAAGACCGAGCACCTGATGCCAAACCACTTGACTGGCATCGACGTTGCTGGGGTACTCCCTGACGGCATCGACAAAGCGCTATACACACAACGCGCGGTAGTCACCAAGAAACTCAAGCCGGTAAGAATTGAAGCAATCGCACGCGGCTATTTGATCGGCAGCGGCTGGAAGGATTACCAGCGTACCGGAAAAGTCAGCGGCATTAAGTTACCCGACGGCCTGCGACAGGCCGAGAAGTTACCTGAACCAATTTTCACCCCATCAACCAAAGCAGCCGTCGGCCGCCACGACGAAAACATCGACTTTGACACGATGGTCAAGATGGTCGGCGCTGAGCTGGCTGAACGTATGCGGGACGCCACATTGCGCATTTATCACTTCGCTGCCAAGTACGCCGCCGAATGCGGCATCCTGCTAGCCGATACCAAGTTCGAGTTCGGCACTGACATCGACGGCCGCTTATACGTAATGGATGAGATGCTCACTCCGGACTCATCACGCTACTGGCCCGTCGACGAATACCAAGTCGGCACCAGCCCGCCAAGTTACGACAAGCAGTTCGTACGTAACTACCTGGAGACACTGGAGTGGGACAAAACCGCACCAGGTCCAACGCTGCCGCAGGACATCATCGAACGTACCCGCACCAAGTACGCTGAAGCGCTGCAGCGACTGGCAGGAATTAACATCGATTGA
- a CDS encoding DUF2059 domain-containing protein: MPTFHRLRCFTLFIAMSMAMPLATAAPPSDADVNRLLSASRAQSVLDSMLPQIEAMQQKQFDQIAAGHTLNTAQKAKLAQIHERTKQAIRKTLSWSELQPLYTDLYKRSFSREDVIAMAEFYESPAGQTLLDKTPALMQNLMVAIQKKMAPLMDDLLQDFDQIANTPKQDHRK; encoded by the coding sequence ATGCCCACCTTCCACCGCCTCCGCTGCTTTACCCTATTCATCGCCATGTCCATGGCGATGCCTCTGGCCACGGCCGCACCACCCAGTGACGCCGACGTAAACCGCCTATTATCAGCTTCACGCGCACAGAGTGTACTTGATTCTATGCTGCCTCAGATCGAGGCAATGCAGCAAAAACAATTTGACCAGATCGCAGCAGGGCACACTTTAAACACGGCGCAAAAAGCTAAGCTGGCGCAAATCCATGAACGTACCAAACAGGCAATCCGCAAAACCCTGTCATGGTCAGAACTGCAGCCGCTTTACACGGACTTGTACAAGCGCAGCTTCAGCCGGGAAGACGTGATTGCAATGGCTGAATTCTACGAGAGCCCAGCAGGCCAAACCCTGCTCGACAAAACCCCAGCACTGATGCAAAACCTGATGGTCGCAATCCAGAAAAAGATGGCACCGTTAATGGATGATCTACTGCAAGACTTTGACCAAATCGCCAATACACCGAAACAAGACCACAGAAAATGA
- a CDS encoding CopD family protein, with protein sequence MALYFWIKTFHLLFVIAWMAAVFYLPRILVNVAEVNGQSEVQTRLTQMGRRLYVFGHIMFGLSFLLGLLLSLGYRVIPAFPTMVGNGSNWLHAKVGLVMLIVVHYIVSGYWLKHVARGGALPAARTLRLFNEIPVVLLVGILWLAFAKPF encoded by the coding sequence ATGGCTTTGTACTTCTGGATCAAGACATTTCATCTGCTGTTCGTGATTGCTTGGATGGCGGCCGTCTTCTACCTGCCGCGTATCTTGGTCAACGTCGCCGAAGTCAATGGTCAGTCGGAGGTACAGACACGCCTGACGCAGATGGGGCGGCGTTTATACGTGTTCGGGCACATCATGTTTGGGTTGAGTTTCTTACTTGGTTTGCTGTTGTCGTTGGGTTATCGCGTTATTCCTGCGTTTCCAACCATGGTTGGAAACGGCAGCAATTGGTTGCATGCCAAGGTTGGGTTGGTGATGTTGATCGTTGTGCATTACATAGTGTCTGGGTACTGGCTCAAGCATGTCGCGCGTGGAGGCGCGCTGCCGGCAGCACGTACGCTACGCTTGTTCAATGAAATCCCGGTGGTTCTGCTGGTCGGCATCCTTTGGCTGGCATTTGCCAAGCCATTCTGA
- a CDS encoding class I SAM-dependent DNA methyltransferase, with protein sequence MDKSYDHHYFDHWYRQAKLGSPARLRRKVTLAVSQAEYYLERPIRSVLDIGCGEGAWRKPLLMLRPHVRYLGFDSSKYAIRRYGIQRNLHLAQIGDFSWLRPCAPVDLLVCADVLHYVRTRELTRALPGLAELCGGIAFLEIFTAQDAFDGDITGFQPRPAGWYRRRFTAAGFTALGSHSWLSPALAGHATALEYN encoded by the coding sequence ATGGACAAATCGTATGATCATCACTATTTTGACCATTGGTACCGTCAGGCGAAACTGGGCAGCCCAGCACGGCTGCGACGTAAGGTCACATTGGCCGTATCACAGGCCGAGTATTACCTAGAACGACCGATCCGTAGTGTGCTGGACATCGGCTGTGGCGAGGGTGCTTGGCGCAAACCGTTACTCATGTTGCGGCCGCATGTACGCTACCTAGGCTTTGATAGTAGTAAGTACGCGATACGCCGCTATGGCATACAACGCAACTTGCATCTAGCACAGATCGGTGATTTTTCCTGGTTACGCCCATGTGCTCCGGTGGACTTGCTCGTGTGTGCAGATGTGCTGCATTACGTTCGGACCCGTGAACTGACGCGCGCTCTGCCGGGGCTTGCGGAGCTATGCGGCGGTATAGCATTTCTAGAGATCTTTACCGCCCAAGACGCATTCGACGGTGACATTACAGGCTTTCAGCCGCGCCCGGCAGGTTGGTACCGGCGCCGTTTCACCGCAGCCGGCTTCACCGCATTGGGCTCACACAGTTGGCTGTCACCTGCGCTCGCCGGGCATGCAACAGCATTGGAGTACAACTGA
- the dnaE gene encoding DNA polymerase III subunit alpha: protein MSTPPFVHLHIHTEFSLADSTIRVPEKPDQAHPKKAKQANLISRAVELGLPALAVTDLNNLFALIKFYKAAETVGIKPISGADLIIAEPEQTPWRMTLLCRDHTGYLNLSQLISRGWLEGHRPEGGVALHPDWVRDHHKNLFALVGRDSLAGYLFAEGRADLAEQQLADWQRVFGDGLHLELTRTGREGEEQFNQFALQIAGIRGLPVVASNDVRFLAPSDFLAHEARVCIASGRMLDDPKRPRNYSEQQYLRSSEEMAVLFADIPDALDNTSTLAQRCNIEMRLGTYFLPAYPIPNDETLDSWISKQSHDGLEARLLKHPLAPGQTRADYFTRLEFELDTIIKMGFSGYFLIVADFIQWGKQHGIPIGPGRGSGAGSLVAWALLITDLDPLPYNLLFERFLNPERVSMPDFDIDFCMERRDEVIDYVARKYGRERVSQIITYGTMAAKAVVRDVGRVLGFPYGLVDGVAKLIPNTLGITLKDAMGEGETNETSSPELMQRYKTEEDVRELINLARQLEDLTRNAGKHAGGVVIAPNPLTEFCPLFAEHDENGRGKNPVTQFDKNDVEEVGLVKFDFLGLRTLTIIDWAVKAINTRHARVGIDPVDITAIPLDDVPTYKDIFASGNTSAVFQFESSGMRRLLKDARPDRFEDLIALVSLYRPGPMDLIPEFTARKHGEQEIIYPDPRTKNILKDTYGIMVYQEQVMQMAQIVGGYSLGSADLLRRAMGKKVPAEMAKHREIFREGAAKGGVDAIKADEIFDLMEKFAGYGFNKSHAAAYALVSYQTAWLKRHYPAEFMAATLSSDMDNTDKVVGFLDEARNLDLKVLPPRINDSTYMFEATHADTIQYGLGAIKGVGQGVCEAVVKERLHNGPYTSLPDFCTRVASAKLNRRALEAMIHAGALDELGKNRASLMLQLPEVIKATEQMSRERESGQNSLFGNSDPSTPAIELDLQESEEWPLTRILNGERETLGLYFSGHPFDPYRKEIKELVGCDLNANAIERILGSQQRGNGEKRTWFPEVNTILAGLVVGVRRKGDSQVFVQLEDGRGRVECSAFSETMAEFGHLLTRDRVLIVKGGLREDEFNGGYSLRIRQCWDYAQICTDYAQRLSLRVDLRSPQAWKRIDAILARHRPGNTTLRLDMLLNSTQGPVAGMLDLSSHQSVRIEQSLLDELQKDPAVYTLKVKYTPPWVQ, encoded by the coding sequence ATGTCCACGCCCCCATTCGTTCATCTCCATATTCACACCGAATTCTCGTTGGCGGATTCAACGATTCGCGTGCCCGAAAAACCAGATCAAGCTCACCCGAAAAAAGCTAAGCAAGCCAACCTAATCAGCCGGGCTGTTGAACTCGGACTGCCAGCACTGGCGGTGACAGATCTGAACAACCTGTTCGCACTGATCAAGTTCTATAAGGCCGCTGAAACCGTCGGCATCAAGCCGATCAGCGGCGCCGATCTCATCATCGCCGAACCAGAGCAAACACCGTGGCGGATGACTTTGCTGTGTCGCGATCACACAGGCTACCTGAATCTATCGCAACTGATCAGCCGTGGTTGGCTGGAAGGTCACCGCCCTGAGGGAGGAGTGGCGTTGCACCCGGACTGGGTCCGTGACCACCACAAAAATCTATTCGCCCTGGTCGGGCGCGACAGCTTGGCTGGATACCTGTTCGCCGAAGGTCGTGCTGATCTGGCCGAACAGCAACTAGCAGACTGGCAACGCGTGTTCGGTGACGGCTTGCACCTGGAACTGACGCGCACCGGACGCGAGGGCGAAGAACAGTTCAATCAATTCGCACTCCAAATCGCCGGCATACGTGGCCTGCCGGTGGTTGCCAGCAACGACGTTCGCTTCCTAGCACCAAGCGACTTTCTGGCGCACGAAGCACGTGTCTGTATCGCTTCCGGACGCATGCTCGACGATCCTAAGCGACCACGCAATTACAGCGAACAGCAGTATCTGCGCTCCTCCGAAGAGATGGCGGTACTGTTTGCTGACATCCCAGACGCACTGGACAACACAAGCACCCTGGCACAACGCTGCAACATCGAGATGCGGTTGGGCACCTATTTCTTACCCGCCTACCCCATTCCCAATGACGAAACGCTGGACAGTTGGATCAGCAAGCAATCACACGACGGTCTAGAGGCACGTCTGCTGAAACACCCGCTGGCACCTGGACAAACACGCGCAGACTACTTCACACGTCTGGAATTCGAGCTGGACACCATCATCAAGATGGGTTTTTCCGGTTACTTCCTGATCGTGGCCGACTTCATTCAGTGGGGTAAACAACACGGCATCCCCATCGGCCCGGGGCGCGGTTCTGGTGCCGGTTCGCTGGTAGCGTGGGCGCTACTGATTACCGACCTGGACCCCCTTCCATACAACCTGCTGTTCGAGCGCTTTCTTAATCCAGAACGCGTGTCGATGCCGGATTTCGACATCGATTTTTGTATGGAACGCCGCGATGAGGTGATCGACTATGTCGCACGCAAGTACGGTCGCGAACGGGTCAGCCAAATCATCACCTACGGCACCATGGCTGCAAAAGCAGTGGTGCGCGATGTCGGCCGTGTATTGGGTTTCCCGTATGGTCTGGTCGACGGTGTCGCTAAACTGATCCCGAACACCCTTGGGATCACCCTGAAAGATGCGATGGGCGAAGGCGAGACGAACGAAACCTCCTCGCCAGAACTGATGCAACGCTACAAAACCGAGGAGGACGTACGTGAACTGATAAACCTGGCACGCCAACTCGAAGATCTGACCCGCAATGCTGGCAAACACGCCGGCGGTGTAGTGATCGCACCGAACCCGCTCACTGAATTCTGTCCACTCTTTGCGGAACACGACGAAAACGGACGCGGCAAAAACCCGGTCACTCAATTCGACAAAAACGACGTGGAAGAAGTCGGCCTGGTGAAATTTGACTTCCTCGGTCTGCGCACATTAACCATCATTGATTGGGCCGTGAAGGCCATCAACACGCGCCACGCCCGCGTTGGTATTGATCCGGTAGACATCACGGCAATCCCGCTAGATGACGTACCAACTTACAAAGACATCTTCGCATCGGGGAACACCAGCGCAGTATTCCAGTTTGAATCCTCAGGCATGCGCCGCCTCCTCAAGGATGCACGCCCAGACCGCTTCGAAGATCTGATCGCACTGGTGTCTCTGTATCGACCAGGCCCCATGGACTTGATCCCAGAATTCACCGCGCGCAAGCACGGAGAGCAGGAGATTATCTATCCCGATCCGCGCACCAAGAACATCCTGAAAGACACCTACGGCATCATGGTGTACCAGGAACAAGTCATGCAGATGGCCCAGATTGTCGGTGGTTACTCGCTGGGCAGCGCCGACTTGCTACGCCGCGCAATGGGAAAGAAAGTACCTGCCGAGATGGCCAAGCACCGCGAGATCTTCCGTGAGGGCGCAGCCAAGGGTGGCGTAGACGCTATCAAAGCAGATGAAATCTTTGACCTCATGGAGAAATTTGCCGGCTACGGCTTTAATAAATCGCACGCCGCTGCATACGCGCTGGTCAGCTACCAAACCGCCTGGCTCAAACGCCATTACCCTGCTGAGTTCATGGCAGCCACGCTGTCCTCGGACATGGACAACACCGACAAGGTCGTCGGCTTCCTCGACGAGGCACGCAACCTTGATCTGAAGGTACTGCCACCACGGATCAATGACTCAACCTACATGTTCGAGGCGACTCATGCCGACACCATCCAATACGGCCTCGGCGCTATCAAAGGTGTCGGACAAGGCGTCTGCGAGGCCGTTGTCAAAGAACGGTTGCACAACGGTCCGTACACTTCACTGCCCGATTTCTGCACCCGGGTTGCCTCAGCCAAACTCAACCGGCGTGCACTTGAGGCCATGATCCATGCTGGCGCACTGGACGAACTAGGCAAAAACCGCGCCTCGCTCATGCTCCAACTACCAGAAGTCATCAAAGCGACCGAACAGATGTCCAGAGAACGCGAGTCCGGGCAAAACTCGCTTTTCGGCAACTCAGACCCGAGCACACCAGCAATCGAATTGGATCTTCAAGAATCCGAAGAATGGCCACTGACACGCATACTGAACGGAGAGCGGGAAACTCTGGGCCTTTACTTCAGCGGCCATCCGTTCGATCCATATCGTAAGGAAATTAAGGAGCTTGTTGGCTGCGATCTGAACGCCAATGCGATTGAAAGAATTCTTGGCTCCCAGCAACGTGGCAACGGTGAAAAACGCACGTGGTTCCCGGAGGTAAACACCATCCTGGCGGGATTGGTTGTCGGTGTGCGCCGCAAGGGAGACAGCCAAGTATTTGTACAACTTGAAGACGGACGCGGTCGGGTTGAGTGCAGTGCGTTCTCGGAAACGATGGCAGAGTTCGGTCACCTGTTAACCCGCGACCGCGTACTGATCGTCAAGGGTGGTCTGCGGGAAGATGAATTTAACGGTGGCTACAGCCTACGTATCCGTCAATGCTGGGATTACGCGCAAATCTGTACGGACTATGCGCAACGCTTGTCGCTACGTGTCGACCTGCGCTCCCCTCAAGCATGGAAGAGGATCGACGCCATCCTGGCACGCCATCGCCCCGGGAACACCACATTGCGCCTGGATATGCTGCTGAATTCAACCCAGGGGCCCGTCGCTGGCATGCTCGACTTGAGCAGCCACCAGTCTGTGCGTATCGAACAATCACTGCTGGATGAGCTGCAAAAGGACCCAGCTGTGTATACGCTTAAGGTCAAATACACTCCACCTTGGGTGCAGTGA
- a CDS encoding J domain-containing protein — protein MHWYGKLLGFIVGALLFRSNPVFGLLLGLVIGHGVDKGWFKRPDDDPYRVMGLSTEATNAEIELAYRRLMSRYHPDKLVQAAPELREQAEQKVRKINAAYDRIQRRCRR, from the coding sequence ATGCACTGGTACGGAAAATTGCTTGGTTTCATTGTTGGAGCACTGTTGTTCCGATCCAATCCGGTATTTGGTTTGCTGCTTGGCTTGGTGATTGGTCACGGTGTGGATAAGGGGTGGTTCAAACGTCCAGATGATGATCCTTACCGAGTCATGGGACTGAGTACGGAGGCCACGAATGCCGAGATCGAGTTGGCGTACCGTCGGCTGATGTCCAGGTACCATCCCGATAAATTGGTTCAGGCTGCACCGGAGCTGCGCGAGCAGGCTGAACAGAAGGTGCGCAAAATCAATGCTGCTTATGACCGTATCCAGCGTCGATGCCGGCGTTGA
- a CDS encoding DUF502 domain-containing protein: MSPNTSSLPQRPSLQRIFLTGLLTLLPVWLTWVVVKFVFSLLSGISSPWVVPLSQRIAASFPDYLGWIQALWVQNTIALTVTLLAILSVGALSRRMIGQRLLHWFEVIMRRIPFASVIYDSARKLLDILQTQPGSTQRVVLIDFPHRDMKAVGLVTRVIRERDTGRELATVYVPTTPNPTSGYLEIVPVELLTPTGWSVDQAMSFIISGGAVSPDNIPFTRTTDQQSRT, encoded by the coding sequence ATGTCCCCAAATACCTCCTCACTTCCTCAACGCCCCTCCCTGCAACGCATCTTCCTCACCGGCTTATTGACACTGCTACCAGTATGGCTGACCTGGGTGGTCGTCAAGTTCGTATTCTCGCTGCTCTCAGGTATCAGCAGTCCTTGGGTAGTACCACTGTCGCAGCGCATCGCTGCATCTTTCCCTGACTACCTTGGCTGGATTCAAGCATTATGGGTGCAGAATACAATTGCTCTAACGGTAACGCTTCTGGCAATCCTATCCGTAGGGGCACTCAGCCGACGTATGATCGGGCAGCGCCTGCTGCACTGGTTCGAAGTCATCATGCGCCGCATCCCATTCGCCAGTGTCATTTACGATAGCGCCCGCAAACTATTGGACATTCTGCAGACTCAACCCGGTAGCACTCAACGGGTAGTACTGATCGATTTCCCGCACCGAGACATGAAAGCGGTTGGTCTGGTAACACGGGTAATACGCGAACGCGATACTGGCAGAGAACTGGCAACCGTATACGTGCCGACCACGCCTAATCCAACCTCTGGATATCTCGAAATCGTCCCTGTGGAACTACTCACGCCTACCGGCTGGAGTGTGGATCAGGCGATGAGTTTCATCATCTCTGGTGGTGCAGTATCGCCAGATAACATACCGTTCACCCGAACTACAGACCAACAGTCACGCACCTAA